One window of the Helicoverpa zea isolate HzStark_Cry1AcR chromosome 7, ilHelZeax1.1, whole genome shotgun sequence genome contains the following:
- the LOC124631668 gene encoding skin secretory protein xP2-like has product MKTTFCLVFLLVAAAAASEKKTTEKKAEPLEKKLDKRGLLNLGYGYGIHGLDVGYIGSGHGFGGAYNLVDDHAYSGYGIDLGQHSDTTRTITLVKGVPYAVPVEKHIPYPVEKPVPYPVKVPVPQPYEVVKHVPVHVKEYVKVPVHVPAPYPVEKKVPYPVHVPVDRPYPVKVLVPQPYPVEKHIPYPVKVPVPQPYPVEKHVPYPVEVKVPVPQPYPVIKHVGVPVKVPVDRPYPVHVPAPYPVEKPVPVAVPVEKPVPYPVKVPVDRPYPVNVDRPYPVPVKVPVPEPYPVYKHVPYPVEKPVPYPVKVPVDRPYPVHVEKHIPVPVEKPYPVPVKVPVLVSEHDHDHSSHLSFGGSYYSH; this is encoded by the exons ATGAAAACAACG TTCTGCTTAGTTTTCCTGCTGGTAGCAGCCGCAGCTGCCAGCGAGAAGAAGACGACAGAAAAGAAAGCGGAGCCATTGGAGAAGAAACTGGACAAACGTGGTCTCTTGAACCTCGGCTATGGATACGGCATTCACGGGCTAGACGTCGGCTACATCGGCAGCGGCCACGGCTTCGGCGGAGCATACAACCTGGTCGATGACCACGCCTACAGCGGCTACGGCATCGACCTCGGCCAGCACTCCGACACCACCAGGACCATCACCCTCGTCAAGGGAGTCCCATACGCCGTGCCCGTCGAAAAACACATCCCCTACCCCGTCGAGAAGCCCGTGCCCTACCCCGTCAAAGTGCCCGTACCACAGCCCTACGAGGTCGTCAAACACGTGCCTGTTCACGTGAAAGAGTACGTCAAAGTCCCAGTCCATGTGCCCGCGCCTTACCCGGTTGAGAAGAAGGTACCTTACCCCGTCCACGTTCCCGTCGACAGGCCTTACCCCGTGAAGGTCCTCGTCCCTCAGCCCTACCCCGTTGAGAAACACATTCCCTACCCCGTCAAGGTGCCAGTGCCCCAGCCTTACCCCGTGGAGAAACACGTGCCATACCCGGTCGAAGTTAAGGTTCCCGTTCCCCAGCCTTACCCAGTGATCAAACACGTTGGTGTCCCCGTTAAGGTGCCCGTTGACAGGCCCTACCCCGTACACGTACCTGCTCCCTACCCCGTTGAGAAGCCCGTCCCAGTCGCCGTGCCCGTTGAGAAGCCCGTGCCTTACCCCGTCAAGGTCCCCGTCGACAGGCCTTACCCCGTCAACGTAGACAGGCCTTACCCCGTGCCCGTTAAGGTGCCCGTCCCTGAGCCCTACCCAGTATACAAGCACGTGCCTTACCCAGTTGAGAAGCCCGTGCCCTACCCCGTAAAGGTGCCCGTCGACAGGCCTTACCCCGTGCACGTTGAGAAGCACATCCCAGTCCCCGTAGAGAAGCCTTACCCAGTTCCCGTCAAGGTCCCCGTGTTGGTTAGCGAGCACGACCACGACCACTCCAGCCACTTGAGCTTTGGAGGCTCCTACTACAGCCATTAG